One window of Cohnella hashimotonis genomic DNA carries:
- a CDS encoding hemoblobin-interacting domain-containing protein: MKKVSVFMMLAMMVFAAFSYAPAASATTTVDNMPAWTKCADEQGVCDFTGTKEVRYGTDGNYFSDTATDGIECSNEEWGDPAPLQSKHCDARDLLPEGTPNVTGTLDDDFKTFTIRFDRSIAPSGTPEQLKSAITIKQVGTPEFAALGEADSVAYNVQDPDAIVLKLDQRLVGDHHAVRIAAGAVVLEGETVPYAAPIELSGIVGADIVPPAFVGAESLNDGEGVKLHFDEAITPVFPDTMEDEGEAIAYLQSQIQVAQDGEHFSPLVNDLINFSGDSSSIQISYQNDLKIVSGPKTKIKLAVGLFKDAAGNTTPELILDVSPPAIKSAALSSDNHDVTVTFDRNIYTTPFYNASMQLKSRIWLKEGSGHRRDLGANDTVEVVGDKLNIHFATALNGESSQIVISGGTLQDANGNYYSDELASPYLQANPEGDISDTAGPEYIDYQLSSDLKELTLKFNEEVAMSTQDLAAFKQNFSWYNSQVGYVNGLPSSATVTVSGRTVNIHFNTLIDENVFYVGFDLSKIADLAGNYSDNGIRWTNWIDVNNDATFRMRNANIGINGRFISLYFEAGPLEDLTVDENGSHLKEKIKISTDNGVTFNPLSTEDKVILSGSSIGILLHNRIVAGTMQVEIDSGILTDSHHYLVNVEGRQTITYNMPQMSGYLFSNADTVLKFENSPEWKSHIQSVKIWDYANRTYRELSKSEYDLTDSEIKIHKGIFLKDRSYEITVESEGYSTQYYDGYAYKSSDIFYMTAPSITKTSGITAKVFIYNLVYGNGNKNNASLLSSSESGGNTGTQAVVFELFDGNTPVSIAAAELAIGTGTYSANFNVTDAATKNYTVKAFVVSSFDSDTLNLGLNLGTVKTQAEIDEAMIMSQNNNNQD; this comes from the coding sequence ATGAAAAAAGTTTCAGTTTTCATGATGCTGGCGATGATGGTCTTCGCGGCATTCTCGTATGCGCCTGCGGCGAGCGCGACCACGACCGTTGACAATATGCCGGCATGGACCAAGTGCGCGGATGAACAAGGGGTATGCGACTTCACTGGGACCAAAGAAGTGAGGTACGGGACGGACGGCAATTATTTCTCGGATACGGCAACGGACGGCATCGAATGCTCGAACGAGGAGTGGGGCGATCCTGCGCCGTTACAGAGCAAACATTGCGATGCGCGCGACCTGCTGCCTGAGGGAACGCCCAACGTGACGGGCACGCTCGACGACGACTTCAAGACGTTCACGATTCGCTTCGACAGGAGCATAGCGCCGTCGGGTACGCCGGAGCAACTGAAGAGCGCCATCACGATTAAACAAGTGGGCACCCCGGAATTTGCGGCACTTGGCGAAGCGGATTCCGTAGCATATAATGTCCAGGATCCTGATGCGATCGTGCTGAAATTGGATCAGCGGCTGGTCGGCGATCACCATGCGGTTCGCATCGCAGCGGGTGCGGTCGTCCTGGAAGGCGAGACCGTGCCTTATGCCGCGCCGATCGAGCTGAGCGGCATCGTAGGGGCGGACATCGTGCCGCCGGCGTTCGTCGGGGCGGAGAGCTTAAACGATGGTGAGGGCGTGAAGCTGCACTTCGACGAAGCCATCACCCCTGTGTTCCCCGATACGATGGAGGACGAAGGAGAGGCTATCGCTTATCTTCAAAGCCAAATTCAAGTTGCGCAGGACGGCGAGCATTTTTCGCCTCTCGTCAACGATCTTATTAATTTTAGCGGAGACAGCAGTTCCATTCAAATTAGTTATCAGAACGATCTGAAGATCGTATCCGGCCCGAAAACGAAAATTAAACTTGCCGTCGGCTTGTTTAAAGATGCAGCGGGTAATACGACGCCAGAGTTGATTCTGGACGTGAGCCCGCCTGCCATTAAGAGCGCCGCTTTGAGCAGCGACAATCACGATGTCACGGTTACGTTCGACCGGAATATTTACACCACGCCCTTTTATAACGCATCGATGCAATTGAAGTCGAGAATTTGGCTGAAAGAAGGATCCGGTCATCGCAGGGATTTGGGCGCCAATGACACGGTAGAGGTTGTTGGAGACAAGCTTAATATCCATTTCGCGACTGCTCTGAACGGCGAGAGCAGCCAAATTGTCATTAGCGGAGGTACGCTCCAGGACGCGAACGGGAATTACTATTCGGATGAATTGGCTTCTCCGTACCTTCAGGCGAATCCGGAGGGAGACATATCCGATACGGCGGGTCCGGAGTACATCGATTACCAACTTTCAAGCGATCTGAAAGAATTGACCTTAAAGTTCAATGAGGAAGTGGCGATGTCCACACAAGATCTTGCCGCGTTCAAGCAAAACTTTAGCTGGTACAATTCACAAGTCGGGTATGTAAACGGGCTTCCATCGAGCGCGACGGTAACGGTTTCCGGACGAACGGTTAATATTCATTTTAATACGCTAATCGACGAAAATGTTTTCTATGTGGGTTTCGATCTAAGCAAAATCGCCGACTTGGCAGGCAATTATTCAGATAATGGTATAAGGTGGACCAATTGGATTGATGTGAATAATGATGCGACATTCCGTATGAGAAATGCAAACATCGGTATTAATGGCCGTTTTATCAGCTTATATTTCGAAGCCGGCCCATTAGAGGATCTCACCGTGGATGAAAACGGATCGCATCTAAAGGAAAAGATCAAAATCTCGACGGATAATGGCGTTACGTTTAATCCATTGTCCACAGAAGACAAGGTCATCTTGAGCGGTTCCAGTATCGGCATTCTCCTGCATAATCGAATCGTGGCAGGAACCATGCAAGTCGAGATTGATTCAGGCATCCTTACGGATTCGCATCACTACCTAGTGAACGTCGAGGGAAGGCAGACGATCACCTACAATATGCCTCAAATGAGCGGCTATTTGTTCAGCAATGCGGATACGGTGCTGAAGTTCGAGAACAGTCCCGAGTGGAAAAGCCATATTCAAAGCGTTAAGATATGGGACTACGCAAACAGAACTTACAGAGAGCTGTCGAAATCCGAATATGACCTTACAGACAGTGAGATCAAGATTCACAAGGGCATCTTCCTGAAAGACCGGAGCTATGAAATCACCGTGGAGTCGGAAGGGTACAGCACGCAATACTATGACGGCTATGCCTACAAGTCGTCCGATATCTTCTATATGACGGCTCCGTCGATCACGAAGACGAGCGGCATTACTGCTAAAGTGTTTATTTACAATCTGGTTTACGGCAACGGCAACAAAAACAACGCTAGTTTGTTGAGCTCCTCCGAGTCAGGCGGCAATACAGGTACGCAAGCCGTCGTGTTCGAGCTGTTCGACGGCAATACGCCGGTCAGCATCGCGGCAGCCGAGCTGGCGATCGGCACGGGCACTTATTCGGCGAACTTCAATGTGACGGATGCAGCTACAAAGAATTACACGGTCAAAGCATTCGTCGTCAGCAGCTTCGACAGCGATACGTTGAATCTCGGACTGAACCTCGGCACGGTCAAGACGCAAGCGGAGATCGACGAGGCGATGATCATGTCGCAAAATAATAATAATCAAGATTGA
- a CDS encoding S-layer homology domain-containing protein → MKSRMLRIFMILTLCLAFVPAAAAYAESSVVSLQDVADVTAGGQVDIKGASTLDEVIVKVLRPDSSVVYFNIVPVTAGQYASPFTIGSGEPGGTYTVAVGQGGDVASKTFKVTGGTIIPSPGGTVSTPTPPPTTGKVITPVGGVEPVVVDTSKNKTSTVDAGGRSTTVVTQDGASLADALKKAAQQDNKGAAPVVYIAYEGKQGDAVQFNLPFSALKDAASSGAIVSLQTGEGEYSLPLGVLNFDAIAANLGASAQDITIQVNIVPSADDINAKIKASAAGIGASQQGGAIEFSIVVSGGGKTSELNEFGSTYVSRTVVTSGTIDASHATVALYDPQTGALTFVPAQFTKQSDGTFKITFKRNGNSIYTVLTANKAFTDLTAPWAKADVELLASKLVVNGVSDTQFAPNSSITRAEFAALLVRALGLTPDASGAAGFKDVASGAWYAGATGAAVKAKLIEGFEDGSFKPGATITREQMAVMISRAVAYAQGSAPSSSEASLSGFKDKAAIGSWARASVAQAVDAGIITGMTSDTFVPSAQASRAQAAVMLKRFMQYSDLID, encoded by the coding sequence GTGAAATCGCGCATGCTTCGTATATTCATGATTTTGACGCTGTGTCTGGCCTTCGTGCCGGCAGCAGCAGCTTACGCCGAGAGCTCGGTCGTCTCGCTGCAGGATGTGGCGGATGTGACGGCGGGCGGACAGGTCGATATCAAAGGCGCCTCTACGTTGGATGAGGTCATCGTCAAAGTGCTGCGTCCTGACAGCAGCGTCGTGTACTTCAATATCGTGCCTGTGACCGCCGGACAATACGCGTCGCCGTTCACGATCGGCTCCGGCGAGCCGGGGGGCACTTATACCGTAGCTGTGGGGCAAGGCGGCGATGTGGCGAGCAAGACTTTTAAGGTGACGGGGGGGACAATCATTCCGTCTCCCGGCGGAACCGTGTCGACGCCAACACCACCTCCTACGACGGGCAAGGTCATCACGCCGGTAGGCGGCGTTGAGCCGGTCGTGGTCGACACGAGCAAGAATAAGACTTCGACGGTGGACGCAGGCGGACGCTCGACGACCGTCGTCACGCAGGACGGTGCATCGCTCGCCGATGCGTTGAAGAAGGCTGCGCAACAGGACAATAAAGGCGCTGCGCCTGTCGTGTACATTGCCTATGAAGGCAAGCAAGGCGATGCCGTGCAGTTCAACCTGCCCTTCTCCGCGTTGAAGGACGCCGCCTCTTCGGGCGCGATCGTATCGCTACAAACCGGCGAAGGCGAATATTCGCTGCCGCTCGGCGTGCTGAACTTCGACGCGATCGCCGCGAATCTCGGCGCATCGGCACAGGACATCACCATTCAGGTCAACATCGTCCCGTCCGCAGATGACATCAACGCCAAGATTAAAGCTAGCGCGGCCGGCATCGGCGCCTCGCAGCAGGGCGGCGCGATCGAGTTTTCGATCGTCGTATCCGGCGGGGGCAAGACTTCCGAGCTGAATGAATTCGGCTCGACCTATGTGTCGCGTACGGTCGTCACATCGGGCACGATCGACGCTTCGCACGCGACCGTCGCGCTGTACGATCCGCAGACAGGCGCACTAACCTTCGTGCCCGCACAATTCACGAAGCAGTCTGACGGCACTTTTAAGATTACGTTCAAGCGCAACGGCAACAGCATCTATACCGTACTAACGGCTAACAAGGCGTTTACCGATCTGACCGCGCCTTGGGCCAAAGCGGACGTCGAGCTACTCGCCTCCAAGCTCGTCGTCAACGGCGTGTCCGATACGCAGTTTGCGCCGAACAGCAGCATCACGCGCGCCGAATTCGCGGCGCTGCTCGTCCGCGCGCTGGGCCTCACGCCTGACGCATCCGGCGCTGCAGGCTTCAAGGATGTCGCATCGGGCGCATGGTACGCAGGCGCAACGGGCGCAGCCGTAAAGGCGAAGCTGATCGAAGGCTTCGAAGACGGCAGCTTCAAGCCTGGAGCCACGATCACACGCGAGCAGATGGCGGTCATGATCTCGAGAGCCGTCGCGTACGCGCAAGGCTCCGCGCCGTCGTCTTCGGAAGCCTCGCTGAGCGGCTTCAAGGACAAAGCTGCGATCGGCAGCTGGGCGCGCGCATCCGTGGCGCAGGCCGTTGATGCCGGCATCATCACCGGCATGACGAGCGACACGTTCGTGCCTTCGGCGCAGGCAAGCCGCGCTCAGGCGGCTGTCATGCTGAAGCGGTTTATGCAGTACTCGGATTTGATCGACTGA